The following is a genomic window from Polaribacter atrinae.
AATAATTTTTAGCATCTTCAAATGTTTCAATATTTCTCTGACAAAGAATAGACGCTATTGTTTTATCAACCTGAAGTTCATTAGCTAATTTTGCTACTTTTTCTTTATCTGATTTTGGTTTTAACGTCCACCTCATAGCTGATTCTTCAATTAGTTCGCTATTGTATGTAAATGAATTTCAATTTCTACCTCAGCAAATTGACGAAACATTTCCATTACACCACAGTATTTTGTTACAGATAAGTTTACAGCTTTTTGTATTTTTTCTGGTTTTAAATCTGCATCCGTAAAATGATAATCTACTTTTACTTTATTATAAAATTTTGGATGTTCGTCTGTTAATTCTGCAGTAATATCAATTTTAAAATCTGCAACTTCTGCACGCATTTTTGTTAATAAAGAAACTACGTCTAAACCAGAACAACCTGCTAA
Proteins encoded in this region:
- a CDS encoding OsmC family protein, which gives rise to MATNIVKTTWKENMQFESDNPSGLNLTMDAGEESGGEGKGYRPKALMLASLAGCSGLDVVSLLTKMRAEVADFKIDITAELTDEHPKFYNKVKVDYHFTDADLKPEKIQKAVNLSVTKYCGVMEMFRQFAEVEIEIHLHTIAN